ACACGTTGAAGGGCGCAGGACCGTTCACGGTCTTCGCTCCAACCGATGAAGCATTCGCGAAACTGCCAGAGGGGACCGTGGACAGCCTCTTGAAGGATGTTCCGAAGCTGAAGAACATATTGCTTTATCATGTGGTCCCCGGAAAACTGATGGCCGCCGATGTGATCAAAGAAAAGAGGCTAAAGACCGCCCAGGGGGAGGAACTGAAGATCGATGCTGTACGATGGCATCTTCATAAGAATGTGAAGGTGAACAATGCGGACATCATCCAAACAGATATTGCGGTTAGTAACGGAGTCTGCCACGCTATCGATAAGGTCCTCATACCCAAGTAGATAAGAATGGATTTTCGTGATCCTCTCATCTTCCCACCTTTATTTTTTTCATTATTTTTGAAATATAACTTCTCCCAGATGTTCCTCGCGGACCGTTAAAAAGAACGGGATGAACGCTGGACCCCTACCTGCAGTTCGTATATGAAAGCAGGCTTTATTGCACCATCAATTTTCGGCACATGGGACATCACCAAATGTATAAAAAAGTAGTGGGAGACAGCCATTCTAAAAGGTGACCAGCAATAGAGATGGAAGAGAGGACCAGAAGGCGGTGAAACATCCGGATATGGGAGCCATGTACATGGTAATGCTAGGTGGCTATTTCCTCCTGGACCATGCGTTCTCAATATCGCGTGCAGTAACAAATTATGATCAGTGAATGGCAAAAATTTGTTATTAACATTTTTATTCAACGATCTAGGGTGTAGCATTTCTCCCCTGGTGATCTTGTGAACCCAGGTGTCCAAAAAATATGACATATGGACCACATTAGGATTCACCTCCAACATCCCATCGATTTGGAAACGGAAGGTACGAGATTGTGAAGTTCGTTCAGAGATCATGTCATCCCGTCGAATGTGACGATGTCAGGAGTATTGGTGTAGTCCAATCCAGAGGTGAATGGTCGTACCTAATCCCCATCAAACCTCGCGAGTTGGGTAAAGAACTCATCCTTTGTCGATGGATCGTTCAGCCGAACTATCATTTTAAAGGCAAATATCATCAGATATCCCCATGTACCAATCGACCTCAGGTTCGTTCAGGTTGCTTTTCACCAACCGATCGATTCTCTTTTCACGATCCGTGGGGATGCATCGATACTGCTCGGAATGGAACTAATTGGTGGTGGACCGCCGCGCGCTCGAGCGCGAACGTATCCAGGTGAGCTTGCCAGGAAAACTTGAACGCGTCGTTCGGCATCACTATTATCGTGCCTTCCAATCTTTCTGGAGATAAAAATTAGCATCAAAGACGACCAGGTGAGCCTCATCTCGGCCATTATCTCCGGGCGCTCCATTTAAGGGTAGTTCGATCATGATCTTTGCTATTCTATTTTGAACTGCAACTTCCTACCGGACGGCATGGTGGTGGAAGAGGACAAACAGATTGAAGGGCTTCGTCGTTTCAACCTGGTCACCGGCCTGGCGCATGCGGTCCAGGCGACACTCTTACTGGCCTTCAGTAATGATCTGGCGCTGCCGATCCAGACCTATTTTCTGAGATATGATCCAACGACTTCGACGATGCTGCCGAGCCCGGAGACCTGGTTCTATCTGCCCATCGGTCCAACCATCGCCCTGTTCATGTATCTGACCGCCGCATCGCACCTACTGGTGTCCACTGTCGGATATCACTGGTATCGCCGGAACATCATCAGGCATCGCAACCCCGCCCGATGGTACGAGTACTCCATCACATCGTCGATCATGATCCTGGTCATCGCGCTGTTGTGTGGCATCAACGACTTAGCGGCGCTCATTCCCCTAATGGGCATCAACGCCACTATGAACCTGTTCGGCGATCTGATGGAACTTCACAACCAGACGACGGAACGGACCGACTGGACCTCCTTTCTGTACGGTACCTTCGCCGGGGTGGTCCCCTGGATGGCAATCATCCTGTACTACCTGGGAGCGGTGATACCCTCCTCGGACGCCATCCCTGGGTTCGTGCTCCTTATCGTCCTCTCAATGATGGCGTTCTGGATTCGCTTTCCCATCAACATGATACTGCACTATAAGAAGGTGGGAAACTGGAAAGATTACTTGTACGGCGAGAAGGGGTACATCATATTGAGCCTGGTCTCCAAGAGCGCGCTGGCCTGGCAGATGTGGTTCGGCCTACTGAGAGGGGGATAAGGTCGAGGGCCGGAGAGTGATGTTGGATAGAAGTTCATCGCCTTCTCCCCACACATCCCTCTCACATTATCTTTCGTTTACCGCAAGCTGTGCTGACGACCGATATGGTGACAATTCCGACCCGCTCCTCCGTTCGGGTAGTAAGCGTGCGTTGCCCGATACCTACGAGGTGATCTACTACACCTTCGTGTCCATACACAGCCATTCATGTAAGTTCGTTAAATGATCCTGTATCGAAGGAACTAGGCCACGACGGGGCGGTGAGCTCCGCCCCTACAAGCGGACGGCGGTCGATGAGCTGGTGAAGGCCTTCTCGGAGCGCACCGGGTTACCGTACACCAACCACGTCCTACGAAGGCAGTTCGCCAAAGACCTACACCTATCTGGCGTGCCCATCGAGACCATATTCTGAGTGTTGGGACACAATGACCTGAAAACGACCTAGATATACCTTGGGATCGATTTGGACGATAATTAAAACGCCATGCTGTAGGCGGCACAATTCCGGGCTTTCGTCGGAGCGGTAAATGTTTACCGAGCCAGTAGAAAAAGTGGACAGAGCGGGATTTATGCCCACGAAACCATCTGGATTCCTTCAAATCTGCCCCGAGTCAGGGCACCATAAACTCATTCTACCGCATCAC
The nucleotide sequence above comes from Methanomassiliicoccus sp.. Encoded proteins:
- a CDS encoding fasciclin domain-containing protein codes for the protein MVDAAVKAGKFNTLVAAVQAAGLVDTLKGAGPFTVFAPTDEAFAKLPEGTVDSLLKDVPKLKNILLYHVVPGKLMAADVIKEKRLKTAQGEELKIDAVRWHLHKNVKVNNADIIQTDIAVSNGVCHAIDKVLIPK
- the heR gene encoding heliorhodopsin HeR, which encodes MVVEEDKQIEGLRRFNLVTGLAHAVQATLLLAFSNDLALPIQTYFLRYDPTTSTMLPSPETWFYLPIGPTIALFMYLTAASHLLVSTVGYHWYRRNIIRHRNPARWYEYSITSSIMILVIALLCGINDLAALIPLMGINATMNLFGDLMELHNQTTERTDWTSFLYGTFAGVVPWMAIILYYLGAVIPSSDAIPGFVLLIVLSMMAFWIRFPINMILHYKKVGNWKDYLYGEKGYIILSLVSKSALAWQMWFGLLRGG